In Labilibaculum sp. DW002, one DNA window encodes the following:
- a CDS encoding N-acetyltransferase, protein MEQLIDLNTKNISEEHICCAISDKKCSDSYQAKKDWLAEEFNNGYVFKRLNERAKVFIEYGPAENAWIPITAPNYLNINCFWVSGKYKKNGYGKELLRIATEDARSQGKEGLITVVGTKKFHFMSDTKWLVKQGFEEVERISSGFSLLVKKIKPKAELPKFNESVKSGECSEKNGIVVYYSNRCPFAEFHAKNSLVETAKNRKLPLKIIKLETMEKAQSAPSPATIFSLFYNGRFITTDISVCMDTRYDKIMSKIIK, encoded by the coding sequence ATGGAACAGTTAATTGATTTAAACACGAAAAATATATCGGAAGAACATATTTGCTGTGCAATATCTGATAAGAAATGTTCTGATAGTTATCAAGCGAAAAAAGATTGGTTGGCTGAGGAATTCAATAATGGCTATGTATTTAAACGCCTTAATGAAAGAGCAAAGGTATTTATAGAGTATGGTCCTGCTGAAAATGCTTGGATTCCGATTACAGCACCCAATTACCTAAATATTAATTGTTTTTGGGTGTCTGGTAAATACAAAAAGAATGGGTACGGAAAAGAACTTCTGAGAATAGCGACTGAAGATGCTAGAAGTCAAGGAAAAGAAGGTTTAATAACAGTTGTAGGAACTAAGAAGTTTCATTTTATGAGCGATACGAAATGGCTTGTAAAACAAGGCTTTGAGGAAGTTGAAAGAATTTCAAGTGGGTTTAGTCTTTTAGTCAAAAAAATAAAGCCCAAAGCGGAATTGCCAAAATTTAATGAATCGGTGAAAAGTGGAGAATGTTCTGAAAAAAATGGAATTGTAGTTTATTATTCTAACCGTTGCCCATTTGCAGAATTTCATGCAAAAAACTCTTTGGTTGAAACGGCTAAGAACAGAAAGCTTCCACTAAAAATAATTAAACTGGAAACCATGGAAAAAGCTCAATCTGCCCCAAGTCCGGCAACTATTTTTAGTCTCTTTTACAACGGGAGGTTTATAACAACAGATATTAGTGTTTGTATGGACACGAGATATGATAAGATAATGAGCAAAATAATAAAGTGA
- a CDS encoding SMP-30/gluconolactonase/LRE family protein, with protein sequence MKSIHKIIIVLPCILLFSFSKSNKQDKIIAKNEKVELAGTGFKFTEGPAVNSKGQVYFTDQPNDKIHIWDQKKDISLYLEGTKRSNGMYFNAKEQLVACADENNQLVYFDEDKKSHVIIENFEGKHLNAPNDLWINPSGGIYFTDPYYHRKWWDENHKEIQDTPGVYYLNSNAKLTRVINDFKKPNGIIGTPDGKVLYVADIKDNKIWKYKIEADGNLSDKTFFAPHGSDGMTIDHRGNVYLTSGKIWVYNPEGKLIKEIETPEKPSNLCFGGKERNILFITARTSVYTLKMKVKGVD encoded by the coding sequence ATGAAATCGATTCACAAAATAATAATCGTATTGCCTTGCATTCTGTTATTCTCATTTTCAAAATCGAATAAGCAAGACAAAATAATCGCCAAAAATGAAAAAGTAGAATTGGCTGGTACCGGTTTTAAATTTACTGAAGGCCCAGCTGTAAATTCAAAGGGGCAAGTTTATTTTACAGATCAGCCCAACGATAAAATTCATATTTGGGATCAGAAAAAAGATATTTCTCTTTATTTAGAAGGCACTAAAAGATCAAACGGAATGTACTTTAATGCAAAAGAACAATTGGTTGCATGTGCCGATGAAAACAACCAACTTGTCTATTTTGATGAAGACAAAAAATCTCATGTAATTATTGAAAATTTTGAAGGTAAGCATCTAAATGCCCCCAATGATTTATGGATTAATCCAAGTGGAGGTATTTACTTTACAGATCCGTATTATCATCGAAAATGGTGGGATGAAAATCACAAGGAGATCCAAGATACGCCTGGAGTCTATTATTTAAATTCAAACGCAAAATTAACTAGAGTTATTAATGACTTTAAAAAACCCAACGGAATTATTGGAACTCCGGACGGAAAAGTACTTTACGTTGCCGATATTAAAGACAATAAAATATGGAAATATAAGATTGAAGCAGATGGTAATTTAAGTGATAAAACTTTTTTTGCTCCTCATGGTAGCGATGGAATGACGATTGATCACAGGGGAAATGTGTATTTAACTTCTGGTAAGATTTGGGTATACAATCCTGAGGGGAAGCTTATAAAAGAAATTGAAACTCCCGAAAAACCAAGCAATCTATGTTTTGGAGGAAAGGAAAGAAACATTCTATTTATTACAGCACGTACTTCTGTATATACTCTAAAAATGAAGGTGAAAGGTGTTGATTAG
- the yccS gene encoding YccS family putative transporter: MKIKTQGKRFQGQAWFEFWISTFWRYPNRLFALKATISMGLLLIPFLIFDASFIGVTLALGALAGALSETDDHPKGRIKALILTIISFAISSVSVELLRPFPILFGIGLVGSTITFIILGGLGERYRGVTFGALLVAIYTMLGADLSPNWYWQPLLLPAGALCYGIISLLLLTFHPSRLLEEQLSQGFEDLSVYMKEKSRLFPSDAKVQDKLRNRLATLNSKLVNSLGGCKNVLNSYEDAMKNHEALRPYLHKFLLLQSLHERAASSHDRYDLLSDNPENHEILEGLGQLLLQLSIACHEVSKSLIMGTVYHHPISLKWTVSALKAKVKKQNASGKYSSLSLLLQNLTQSHLSLQNMNFNVDSGILPRVDRDSRSLWQRFKEQLNWNHPRLRYAIRLSSCFLLGYILINQFNIEKGEWILLTSLFVCQPSYSETRRRLFQRILGTLSGVVIGVAIVQLLPTKAGQIALLLGAAYAFFAWLRKNYSISVIFVTIFVIAAFNLLAGKGVAVMGPRILDTLIGAILAIGVVRILWPDWQYKKLPQLLANALQQNSNYFKSILAEYKEAKEDDLDYRISRYRAHQADSALALAWQGMKLEPKQQQKFQKHAFTLTYLNHALLSYLSALGAHRDTKNYVDEKQWQMYSNIEAELANAINAIENQTVCSSSAGIKTFIEELGHQLSEMEKGNERLKLVLLYNIAEVSEQLLEEACLLSEE; encoded by the coding sequence ATGAAAATAAAGACACAAGGGAAAAGATTTCAGGGACAAGCATGGTTCGAATTCTGGATTAGCACTTTTTGGCGCTATCCAAATCGATTATTTGCACTTAAAGCAACTATCTCCATGGGACTTTTGTTAATCCCCTTCCTGATTTTTGACGCTTCTTTTATTGGCGTCACTTTGGCTTTGGGTGCCTTAGCTGGTGCGCTTTCCGAAACAGATGATCATCCAAAAGGACGTATAAAAGCACTAATTCTTACCATTATTAGCTTTGCTATTTCGAGTGTTTCAGTGGAACTCTTAAGGCCTTTCCCTATTCTATTTGGCATTGGTTTGGTTGGATCAACCATCACCTTTATTATTTTAGGTGGATTGGGAGAACGCTATAGAGGCGTAACCTTTGGCGCTTTACTTGTTGCCATTTATACCATGCTTGGCGCAGATCTATCACCCAATTGGTACTGGCAACCGCTATTGCTTCCTGCTGGTGCATTATGTTATGGTATTATTTCGCTTCTTCTTTTAACTTTTCATCCTTCAAGGTTATTGGAAGAACAATTATCTCAAGGCTTCGAAGATCTTTCTGTCTACATGAAAGAAAAATCACGCCTTTTTCCTAGCGATGCTAAAGTTCAAGATAAACTCAGAAATCGCTTGGCAACCTTAAATAGTAAATTGGTCAATTCGCTTGGAGGATGTAAAAATGTATTAAACAGTTACGAAGATGCAATGAAAAATCATGAAGCATTGCGTCCCTATTTACATAAATTCCTTTTGTTGCAGAGTCTTCACGAAAGAGCTGCTTCGAGCCACGATCGTTACGATTTATTGAGTGATAATCCTGAAAACCACGAAATTTTAGAAGGCTTAGGTCAATTGCTGCTTCAGCTTTCCATAGCTTGTCACGAAGTTTCGAAAAGTCTGATCATGGGAACGGTTTATCACCACCCAATATCTTTAAAATGGACCGTATCGGCGCTAAAAGCAAAGGTGAAAAAGCAAAATGCAAGTGGAAAATACAGCAGCCTTTCTCTTCTACTGCAAAATCTTACACAATCGCATCTTTCACTTCAGAATATGAACTTTAATGTCGATTCTGGAATTCTACCAAGAGTAGATCGTGATTCTCGCTCCTTATGGCAACGTTTTAAAGAACAATTAAACTGGAATCATCCTCGTTTGCGTTATGCAATTCGATTGAGCTCCTGCTTTTTATTGGGTTATATCCTAATCAATCAATTCAATATTGAAAAAGGAGAATGGATCTTACTAACCAGTTTATTTGTTTGCCAACCAAGCTATAGCGAAACCAGAAGAAGACTGTTCCAAAGAATTTTGGGAACTTTATCGGGTGTGGTAATTGGAGTGGCAATTGTTCAATTATTACCAACAAAAGCCGGACAAATTGCCTTACTTCTTGGTGCTGCTTACGCTTTCTTTGCTTGGCTCCGAAAGAACTATTCCATTTCTGTGATTTTTGTTACCATTTTCGTGATTGCTGCGTTCAATTTACTTGCTGGTAAAGGCGTAGCAGTTATGGGACCTCGAATTTTAGATACATTAATTGGTGCAATTTTAGCAATTGGAGTGGTACGTATTCTTTGGCCAGATTGGCAATACAAGAAACTCCCTCAACTACTTGCCAACGCCTTGCAACAAAACAGCAATTATTTTAAATCAATATTGGCAGAATACAAAGAGGCTAAAGAAGATGATCTGGATTATCGTATTTCCAGATATCGGGCACACCAGGCAGATAGTGCATTAGCATTAGCTTGGCAAGGCATGAAGTTAGAGCCTAAGCAACAACAGAAATTTCAAAAGCACGCCTTTACACTTACCTACCTAAATCATGCTTTGTTGTCTTACTTATCTGCATTGGGAGCTCATCGCGACACAAAAAACTATGTAGATGAAAAACAATGGCAAATGTACAGTAATATCGAAGCTGAGTTAGCAAATGCGATTAATGCAATCGAAAATCAAACCGTTTGTTCTTCTTCCGCTGGAATTAAAACATTTATAGAAGAATTAGGACATCAGCTTAGTGAAATGGAGAAAGGAAACGAACGCCTAAAATTAGTATTGCTATACAATATTGCAGAAGTTAGCGAACAGCTTCTTGAAGAGGCTTGTTTGCTAAGTGAGGAGTGA
- a CDS encoding MFS transporter, with protein sequence MSVEKEKTIKERFSRAFWVANSVELLERAAYYGVFIVITIYLSRILGFTDVEAAIISGLFSGGLYLLPTFSGALADKMGFKNALLLAFSLLSIGYAGLAVFPTMLESAGLVEYTEITVFTGLESSSHKWFIIPIIIVIMIGGSFIKSVITGTVAKETTIANRARGFSIFYTMVNIGSFSGKTIVKPLREAMGNEGLVTLNYFSAGATLLGLIAVYFFFKSTKRDGEGKSMSEIWDALLKVLANGRLVALILIVTGFWMVQHQLYATMPKYVLRMAGEGASPSWYANVNPLIVFLFVGLITQLMRKKTALFSMTVGMFIMPVSALCMAAGNLLAVESIDLGLFSLHPVAFMMIIGIVFQGFAESFISPRFLEYFSLQAPKGEEGLYLGFSHLHSFISSILGFGLSGFLLQKYCPDPKLFTNHAEWEVASANAHYIWYYFVAIAATSAIALIIYGRITKKLDEQKELA encoded by the coding sequence ATGAGTGTAGAGAAAGAGAAAACAATTAAAGAGCGCTTTTCCAGAGCCTTTTGGGTAGCCAACTCGGTTGAGTTGTTGGAAAGAGCTGCTTATTATGGAGTATTTATTGTAATTACGATATACCTATCCCGTATTTTAGGATTTACCGATGTAGAAGCAGCTATTATTTCAGGTTTGTTTTCGGGAGGATTGTATTTATTGCCAACCTTTAGTGGTGCTTTGGCCGATAAAATGGGCTTTAAAAATGCATTACTGCTCGCATTTTCCCTTTTGAGTATAGGATACGCTGGCTTGGCTGTTTTTCCAACCATGTTGGAGTCGGCAGGCTTGGTAGAATATACCGAAATAACGGTTTTTACAGGCTTAGAATCGAGTTCGCATAAATGGTTCATAATTCCGATCATTATAGTGATCATGATTGGTGGTTCTTTTATAAAATCGGTAATAACAGGAACGGTTGCAAAAGAAACGACAATTGCCAATCGTGCTCGAGGATTTTCCATTTTTTATACCATGGTAAACATTGGTTCATTCTCTGGAAAAACAATCGTAAAACCATTGCGTGAAGCGATGGGAAATGAAGGATTGGTTACCTTAAATTACTTTTCTGCAGGTGCAACATTATTAGGCTTAATCGCTGTTTACTTCTTTTTCAAGTCAACAAAACGTGATGGGGAAGGCAAGAGCATGTCGGAAATTTGGGATGCTTTGCTAAAAGTATTGGCCAACGGTCGATTGGTGGCTTTAATCCTTATCGTTACTGGATTTTGGATGGTACAGCATCAATTGTATGCCACCATGCCTAAGTATGTATTGCGTATGGCAGGAGAGGGAGCATCACCATCTTGGTATGCCAATGTAAACCCATTAATTGTATTCCTTTTTGTAGGATTGATTACACAGTTGATGAGAAAGAAAACAGCTTTGTTTTCAATGACAGTTGGGATGTTTATAATGCCAGTTTCAGCTTTGTGTATGGCTGCAGGAAATTTATTGGCTGTAGAGTCCATCGATCTTGGCTTGTTTAGTTTGCATCCAGTTGCTTTTATGATGATTATTGGTATTGTATTCCAGGGTTTTGCTGAATCTTTTATCTCACCTCGATTCTTAGAGTACTTTTCATTACAAGCACCTAAAGGTGAAGAAGGTTTGTATTTAGGATTTAGCCATTTGCATTCCTTTATTTCATCAATTTTAGGTTTCGGATTGTCTGGATTCTTATTACAGAAATACTGTCCAGATCCAAAACTATTTACGAATCATGCAGAGTGGGAAGTGGCATCGGCAAATGCTCATTACATTTGGTATTATTTTGTGGCTATCGCTGCAACATCAGCAATCGCCTTGATTATTTACGGTCGTATTACCAAGAAATTAGACGAGCAAAAAGAATTAGCTTAA
- the tdh gene encoding L-threonine 3-dehydrogenase, translated as MIKSIKQTTIHEETMAKMKALVKSKAEKGLWMEEVDVPKIGINDVLVKIKKTAICGTDLHIYKWDEWAQNTIKQGMIIGHEYVGEVAEIGAGVTGFKVGDRVTGEGHIACGHCRNCRRGRKHVCENTVGIGVNIDGIFAEYAAIPASNLMKMSNQIDDELLAIMDPFGNATHTALSFSVIGEDVLVTGAGLIGSMAVAIAKFAGARYVVATETNPYRIELAKKMGATRVVNPMEESLDDVMKELGVIGFDIGLECSGAPAAFNDMVSHMYNSGKISLLGILPSQTQVNWSDIIFKSLQLKGIYGREMYETWYQMEQMLMSGLDLSPMISHRFDAADFQKGFDIMEEGNCGKVILDWE; from the coding sequence ATGATAAAAAGTATTAAACAAACAACTATACACGAAGAAACAATGGCTAAAATGAAAGCTCTAGTGAAATCCAAAGCTGAAAAAGGCTTATGGATGGAAGAAGTTGATGTTCCTAAGATTGGCATTAACGATGTACTTGTAAAAATTAAGAAAACAGCTATTTGCGGAACTGACCTTCACATTTATAAATGGGATGAGTGGGCTCAAAACACAATCAAACAGGGCATGATTATTGGTCATGAATATGTTGGTGAGGTTGCTGAAATTGGAGCTGGTGTTACAGGTTTTAAGGTTGGCGATCGTGTAACAGGCGAAGGACATATTGCTTGTGGACATTGTAGAAATTGCCGTAGAGGTCGTAAGCATGTATGTGAAAATACAGTAGGTATTGGTGTAAATATTGATGGTATTTTTGCCGAATATGCAGCTATTCCAGCATCAAATTTGATGAAAATGAGTAATCAAATTGATGACGAATTGTTAGCAATTATGGATCCATTTGGAAATGCGACACATACAGCTCTTTCTTTTTCAGTTATTGGTGAAGATGTACTTGTTACAGGAGCTGGATTAATTGGTTCTATGGCTGTAGCAATTGCAAAATTTGCTGGAGCTCGTTATGTAGTGGCAACAGAAACCAATCCTTACCGAATTGAACTGGCTAAGAAAATGGGTGCAACTCGCGTTGTTAACCCAATGGAAGAAAGCCTTGATGATGTAATGAAGGAGTTAGGTGTAATAGGTTTCGATATAGGACTTGAGTGTTCTGGTGCGCCAGCTGCATTCAACGATATGGTTTCGCATATGTATAACTCAGGTAAGATTTCATTATTAGGAATTCTACCATCTCAAACTCAGGTAAACTGGAGTGATATCATTTTCAAGAGTCTTCAGTTGAAAGGTATTTACGGTCGAGAAATGTATGAAACATGGTACCAAATGGAACAAATGTTGATGAGTGGCTTGGATCTTTCTCCAATGATCTCACATCGCTTTGATGCCGCAGATTTCCAGAAAGGTTTCGACATTATGGAAGAAGGAAACTGTGGAAAAGTAATTCTCGATTGGGAATAA
- a CDS encoding site-specific DNA-methyltransferase, with amino-acid sequence MTKEKKLLSFYQKQKTIRELKNLLPEVFEEGKLDLLKLKSFLGSETVIDEANYGLSWLGKDVSAFQKENKNVGRLVLNKEKSLHPNKSKNQLIEGDNLDALQILQEDYQEQIKLIYIDPPYNTGKTFAYNDRFKIRSKQYLEYLDKVEIGRVNSKLQNQLESGEIHTNWLNMIYPRLLLSKNLLTDDGCIVISIDESEKANIQLLCNEIFGEENFVACFVWLNRTMVNDSANLYTNNHEYILVYAKEAKKIKFLGEEKDLSAYKNPDNDPNGLWMPDNPTAASGNSNSQFPIINPYTGEEYLPPVGRYWAFAEKRVREWGNSGKIVFPKEKGKRFLLKKYISELKNTNKPISSIISDIPTSKGTRELKELYPEGLPFKYPKPTDLLVKLFEQLSGPKDTVLDVFAGSASSAHAIFKLNERDGTNRTFICIQNNEEVPIGSDAYNMNLHKICDISRDRILRAGKMYSNGDFGFNYLEIAFLE; translated from the coding sequence ATGACCAAAGAAAAAAAACTACTCTCTTTTTACCAGAAACAAAAAACAATTAGGGAATTGAAAAATCTACTTCCTGAAGTGTTTGAAGAGGGGAAATTGGATCTTTTAAAATTGAAGTCTTTCCTTGGTTCAGAAACTGTAATTGATGAGGCGAATTATGGTTTGTCATGGCTTGGTAAAGATGTATCAGCATTTCAAAAGGAAAATAAGAATGTTGGTCGATTAGTCTTGAATAAAGAAAAATCATTGCATCCGAACAAAAGTAAAAATCAACTGATTGAAGGTGATAACTTGGATGCTTTGCAAATCTTACAAGAAGATTATCAAGAGCAAATAAAATTAATTTACATTGATCCACCTTATAATACAGGAAAGACTTTTGCCTATAATGATCGATTCAAAATTCGTTCGAAGCAGTATCTGGAGTATTTGGATAAAGTTGAAATTGGACGTGTAAATTCTAAACTGCAAAATCAATTAGAAAGTGGTGAAATTCATACGAATTGGTTGAATATGATTTACCCAAGACTATTACTGTCTAAAAATTTGTTGACAGACGATGGTTGTATAGTAATATCAATTGATGAAAGTGAAAAAGCAAACATACAATTGCTTTGCAATGAGATTTTTGGAGAAGAGAATTTTGTGGCTTGTTTTGTTTGGCTTAACCGTACAATGGTTAATGATTCTGCTAATTTATACACCAATAACCATGAGTATATTTTAGTTTATGCAAAGGAAGCAAAAAAGATAAAATTTCTGGGCGAAGAAAAAGATCTGTCTGCCTATAAAAATCCTGATAATGATCCCAATGGTTTGTGGATGCCAGATAATCCAACAGCAGCCAGTGGCAATTCAAATTCACAATTCCCAATCATTAATCCTTATACCGGAGAGGAGTACCTTCCGCCAGTAGGAAGATATTGGGCTTTTGCTGAAAAGCGTGTGCGAGAATGGGGAAATTCAGGGAAAATTGTTTTTCCAAAAGAAAAAGGAAAACGATTTTTGTTGAAGAAATACATTTCCGAACTAAAAAATACAAACAAGCCAATTTCATCTATTATTTCTGATATTCCAACCTCCAAAGGAACAAGAGAATTAAAAGAATTGTATCCAGAGGGATTGCCTTTTAAATATCCAAAACCGACAGATTTATTGGTGAAGTTATTTGAGCAATTATCAGGTCCTAAGGACACTGTTTTGGACGTTTTTGCAGGTTCAGCATCAAGTGCTCATGCCATTTTTAAGCTCAATGAAAGGGATGGAACCAATCGTACTTTTATTTGCATTCAAAATAATGAGGAAGTTCCGATAGGGAGTGATGCCTACAATATGAACCTCCATAAAATTTGTGATATTTCCAGAGACCGCATTCTGAGAGCAGGAAAAATGTATTCTAATGGTGATTTCGGTTTTAATTATTTAGAAATCGCCTTTTTAGAGTAA
- a CDS encoding DEAD/DEAH box helicase: MQEKNEEIQKILKRLSIQKLNEMQLECAKSYEKDCDLLLTSPTGSGKTLAFLLPMLEQLDSEVNGVQVLILTPARELSLQIETVFKSMGTNFKVNCCYGGHPMSTEKNNLKNPPAVLVGTPGRIGDHIRRNNFDCSNIKTLILDEFDKALELGFQREMKEVTLSLPENIKKVLTSATNQIEIPEFAKLNSPIYLDFSPKTKPMALAQKKVISVEKDKLAALFNLVCHLDSQTSLVFCNHRDAVERIGKHFLNEGIQCDIFHGGLEQDEREKALLKFRNGSHNLLIVTDLASRGLDIPEIKNVIHYQLPRVEEAFVHRNGRTARMNAEGTSYLVLAEEENTPDFIPEDIEILELSDELPLPSQPAWETLYVSLGKKEKVNKIDIVGFFCRVGNLKKDELGKIDVLDHSTFVAVKRGLGEKLARRLNNDRIKKKKARIQISY, translated from the coding sequence ATGCAAGAAAAAAACGAGGAAATTCAGAAAATACTAAAGCGCTTATCAATTCAAAAATTGAATGAGATGCAATTAGAATGTGCTAAATCATATGAAAAGGATTGTGATTTACTACTTACATCTCCTACCGGATCTGGAAAGACCTTAGCTTTTCTATTGCCTATGCTTGAACAGCTAGACTCTGAGGTTAATGGCGTTCAAGTTTTAATCTTAACTCCTGCTCGAGAACTTTCTTTACAGATAGAGACTGTTTTTAAAAGTATGGGAACTAATTTCAAGGTAAATTGTTGTTATGGAGGGCATCCAATGTCTACGGAAAAAAACAATTTAAAAAATCCTCCTGCTGTTTTAGTAGGTACTCCAGGAAGAATTGGAGATCACATTCGTCGTAATAATTTTGATTGTAGTAACATCAAAACTTTAATTTTAGATGAATTTGATAAAGCCTTAGAATTAGGTTTTCAGAGAGAAATGAAGGAAGTTACTTTGTCACTACCTGAAAATATAAAGAAAGTGTTGACTTCTGCAACCAATCAAATAGAGATTCCTGAATTTGCAAAACTAAATTCCCCAATTTATTTAGACTTTAGCCCAAAGACCAAACCAATGGCTTTGGCTCAGAAAAAAGTTATTTCGGTTGAAAAAGATAAGCTTGCTGCTCTTTTTAATTTAGTGTGTCATCTCGATAGTCAGACTAGTTTAGTATTCTGTAATCATAGAGATGCCGTTGAACGAATTGGAAAACACTTTTTAAATGAAGGTATTCAATGTGATATTTTTCATGGAGGTTTGGAACAGGACGAGAGAGAAAAGGCCCTGTTGAAATTCAGAAATGGTAGCCACAACCTCTTAATCGTTACCGATTTGGCATCAAGAGGATTGGATATTCCTGAAATTAAAAACGTAATTCATTATCAACTGCCAAGAGTAGAAGAAGCTTTTGTTCATAGAAATGGAAGAACTGCTCGAATGAATGCAGAAGGAACTTCTTATTTGGTGCTTGCTGAAGAAGAAAACACACCTGATTTTATTCCTGAAGACATTGAGATTCTTGAGTTATCGGATGAATTACCTCTTCCTTCGCAACCAGCATGGGAAACTCTTTATGTAAGTCTTGGTAAAAAAGAAAAAGTTAATAAAATAGACATCGTTGGCTTCTTTTGTAGAGTCGGAAATCTTAAGAAAGACGAATTAGGAAAGATTGACGTTCTAGATCATTCTACTTTTGTTGCTGTAAAAAGAGGATTAGGCGAAAAATTGGCTCGCAGATTAAATAACGATCGAATTAAAAAGAAAAAAGCTAGAATTCAAATTTCGTACTAG
- a CDS encoding BT0820 family HAD-type phosphatase has product MIIAVDFDGTIVQHKYPEIGAEIPFAIESLLALQQEGHQLILWTYRTGDMLFEAVDFCETRGLEFYSVNSNFPEEEFDDTISRKIYADLYIDDRNIGGLLDWTDMYRMISTKKPDPSTESGSKNRFMGFLDKIFRD; this is encoded by the coding sequence ATGATAATTGCTGTAGATTTTGATGGCACGATTGTGCAACACAAATATCCTGAAATAGGTGCAGAAATTCCTTTTGCAATTGAGAGTCTACTTGCCTTGCAGCAGGAAGGGCACCAACTTATTTTGTGGACATACAGAACAGGAGATATGCTTTTTGAGGCGGTTGATTTTTGCGAAACCAGAGGATTAGAATTCTACTCTGTGAATAGCAATTTCCCTGAAGAAGAGTTTGATGATACAATTAGCCGAAAAATTTATGCCGATTTGTATATCGATGATCGAAATATTGGAGGATTGCTTGATTGGACTGATATGTACAGAATGATTTCAACCAAAAAGCCAGATCCTTCAACAGAATCTGGCTCTAAAAATAGGTTTATGGGGTTTTTAGATAAAATATTTCGTGATTAG